In the Pseudoalteromonas undina genome, one interval contains:
- a CDS encoding protein-glutamate methylesterase/protein-glutamine glutaminase — MIRVLIIDDSALIRQLLTEILQQAKDIVVVGCAQDPYEAREMIKKHNPDVLTLDVEMPRMDGISFLKNLMRLRPMPVVMISTLTQKGSPITLEALELGAVDFIAKPTVNVKQQMSQYADIVQQKVRVAASARVRGYKKTSTVAEPIPTNAEFLVNKVIAIGASTGGTEAIKEVLIRMPKNCPPIVITQHIPPVFSTSFAERMQRTCTINVKEAQQGDKLVAGCAYIAPGGLHLRICKQGSALYCQLYDGETVNRHKPAVDVLFNSLLEIGAKHIVATLLTGMGSDGAKGLLALKQQGAYTLAQDEYSSVVWGMPKAAIDMGAANEVVPLEKMTQRLLNQVIKSKT; from the coding sequence ATGATTAGAGTATTAATAATTGATGATTCGGCACTGATCAGGCAATTACTGACAGAGATACTGCAACAGGCAAAAGATATTGTGGTAGTGGGCTGTGCACAAGACCCATACGAAGCCAGAGAGATGATCAAAAAGCATAATCCGGATGTACTAACACTAGATGTTGAAATGCCAAGAATGGACGGCATTAGCTTTTTAAAAAACTTAATGCGCTTACGCCCTATGCCCGTAGTAATGATTTCCACTCTTACTCAAAAAGGCTCACCTATAACTCTAGAAGCGCTTGAACTGGGGGCGGTTGATTTTATTGCAAAACCTACGGTCAACGTTAAACAACAAATGAGTCAATATGCTGATATTGTTCAGCAAAAAGTCAGGGTAGCGGCTAGTGCACGGGTTCGAGGCTACAAAAAAACTAGTACTGTAGCAGAGCCTATACCCACCAATGCCGAATTTTTAGTAAATAAAGTGATTGCAATCGGTGCATCAACAGGGGGAACCGAGGCGATAAAAGAAGTGCTTATACGTATGCCCAAAAATTGCCCTCCTATTGTAATAACGCAGCATATCCCTCCCGTATTTAGCACCTCATTTGCAGAGCGGATGCAGCGTACTTGTACTATTAACGTAAAGGAAGCTCAGCAAGGCGATAAACTGGTCGCAGGTTGCGCTTATATAGCTCCGGGTGGACTTCATTTACGAATTTGTAAACAAGGTAGTGCTTTATATTGTCAGCTTTATGATGGAGAGACGGTTAATAGACATAAACCCGCGGTGGATGTTTTATTTAACTCATTACTGGAAATAGGTGCAAAGCATATTGTTGCCACACTATTAACCGGTATGGGAAGTGATGGTGCAAAAGGATTGCTCGCATTAAAGCAACAAGGTGCATACACACTTGCGCAAGATGAGTATTCGTCTGTGGTATGGGGTATGCCCAAAGCTGCTATTGATATGGGGGCAGCAAATGAAGTCGTACCGCTGGAGAAAATGACCCAGCGGTTATTAAATCAAGTAATAAAAAGTAAAACTTAG
- a CDS encoding chemotaxis protein CheW yields MFSESIALNSNIELQRKEGIKQFLTFIMAEEEYGVDILTVQEIRSWEDITALPNAPEYVKGVINLRGTIVPIIDLRLRFGLPTIAYGPLTVVIIVKIEFEQESKVMGITVDAVADVYSIAEQDAKAVPSLTQTNESEYVAGLVNVGEKMVALIDLPATMDI; encoded by the coding sequence ATGTTCTCTGAATCAATAGCATTAAATAGCAATATTGAGCTACAGCGCAAAGAGGGTATTAAGCAGTTTCTTACCTTTATTATGGCTGAAGAAGAATACGGAGTAGATATATTAACGGTGCAAGAAATCCGTAGCTGGGAAGACATAACCGCACTGCCAAATGCCCCTGAGTACGTAAAAGGCGTTATTAATCTACGCGGCACGATAGTACCCATTATTGATTTGAGGTTACGTTTTGGTTTACCCACAATTGCCTATGGGCCGTTAACAGTAGTGATTATTGTAAAAATAGAGTTTGAACAAGAAAGTAAAGTAATGGGTATTACGGTAGATGCAGTGGCAGATGTTTATAGTATTGCAGAGCAAGATGCTAAAGCTGTGCCGAGTTTAACCCAGACCAATGAAAGTGAATATGTAGCAGGGTTAGTCAATGTAGGCGAAAAAATGGTCGCCTTAATTGATTTGCCTGCAACCATGGATATTTAG
- a CDS encoding chemotaxis protein CheA has protein sequence MSIDLSQFFEVFFEESFEGLDIMETELLNLVPGEEDLETINTIFRAAHSIKGGSATFGFNSIANFTHVLETLLDQIREGERNITSEHINLLLKSVDCLRALLSSLKVQEEPDLAQADTLREQFEKLLGMPAGEEQGEETHHEQVIVNTYQIDFKPHFHLFKTGNEPLFMISELAELGELEVQAFTDAIPDIKELTSDECFLYWRFFLNTERDEQAIKEIFEWVEDDADIKVELCGGLFNDAKAGSEEVINEPAVVEEAPKTAEQPKANKAKAAANAPSAKAAPESTSIRVGIDKVDSLINMVGELVITQAMLNQLSEQEMTATAVTSLQEGLAQLAHNTRDLQENVMRIRMLPINFVFSRFPRLVRDIAQKLNKEVELKLIGEQTELDKTVMEKISDPMVHLVRNSLDHGIETVEKRIAAGKDPVGKVTLNAFHQGGNIVIEIMDDGQGLNTQKIKEKAITNELIAGDSELTDDEINELIFMPGFSTADEVSDLSGRGVGMDVVKRNIQSLNGSVEVTSAAGIGSTFTIRLPLTLAILDGQLVKVAKHTYIIPLISIVESLQIDIAKVSRVGKDLDVLRLRDEYIPILRLYEIFNHQGAIESLDKTLLVVVENDNQKVGVLVDDLLSQQQVVIKSLEANYHKVDGVSGATILGDGRVSLILDISGLIKLSGLKKPGSQALSIEPSATLEDSCSLNQ, from the coding sequence GTGAGTATTGATTTAAGCCAGTTTTTTGAAGTGTTCTTTGAAGAGAGTTTTGAAGGCCTCGATATCATGGAGACTGAATTACTCAACTTAGTGCCAGGCGAAGAAGACTTAGAAACCATTAATACTATATTTAGAGCTGCTCATTCAATAAAAGGGGGCAGTGCTACTTTTGGATTTAACTCAATTGCAAATTTTACCCATGTATTAGAAACATTATTGGATCAAATTCGTGAAGGTGAGCGCAATATAACTAGCGAGCATATTAATTTATTACTTAAATCAGTGGATTGCTTAAGGGCTTTGTTAAGTTCGCTAAAAGTACAGGAAGAACCAGATTTAGCCCAAGCAGATACTTTACGTGAGCAGTTCGAAAAATTACTAGGTATGCCAGCTGGTGAGGAGCAAGGGGAAGAAACACATCATGAGCAGGTTATAGTTAATACTTATCAGATTGATTTTAAGCCACATTTTCATCTTTTTAAAACCGGTAATGAACCTTTGTTTATGATCAGCGAGTTAGCCGAGCTTGGTGAGTTAGAAGTACAGGCATTCACCGATGCCATACCTGATATTAAAGAATTAACCAGCGATGAGTGCTTTTTATATTGGCGGTTTTTCTTAAACACTGAGCGCGATGAGCAAGCCATTAAAGAGATTTTTGAATGGGTTGAAGATGATGCAGATATTAAAGTCGAGCTATGCGGTGGCTTATTTAATGATGCTAAAGCTGGATCAGAGGAAGTAATTAACGAACCGGCTGTTGTGGAGGAAGCTCCCAAAACTGCTGAGCAACCCAAAGCAAATAAAGCAAAGGCAGCTGCCAATGCGCCCAGCGCAAAAGCCGCGCCAGAATCTACCTCTATTCGGGTTGGTATAGATAAGGTTGATTCATTGATTAATATGGTGGGTGAGTTGGTTATTACCCAAGCAATGTTAAATCAGCTTAGCGAACAGGAAATGACAGCCACTGCGGTAACCTCGCTTCAAGAGGGATTGGCGCAACTAGCGCATAATACCCGAGACTTACAAGAAAACGTGATGCGTATTCGTATGCTGCCAATTAATTTTGTATTTAGTCGTTTTCCACGTCTGGTGCGTGATATTGCTCAAAAGCTTAATAAAGAGGTGGAGTTAAAGCTGATCGGAGAGCAAACCGAGTTAGATAAAACTGTGATGGAAAAAATATCTGATCCTATGGTGCATTTAGTAAGAAACTCACTGGATCATGGTATTGAAACTGTAGAAAAGCGTATTGCGGCAGGTAAAGATCCTGTGGGCAAAGTTACATTAAATGCTTTTCATCAGGGAGGAAATATCGTCATTGAAATCATGGACGATGGTCAAGGCCTTAACACTCAAAAGATTAAAGAAAAAGCGATTACTAACGAGCTAATTGCTGGCGATAGCGAGTTAACAGATGATGAAATTAACGAACTTATATTCATGCCAGGGTTTTCTACTGCTGATGAAGTAAGTGACTTATCTGGCCGGGGTGTGGGTATGGACGTGGTTAAACGCAATATCCAATCATTAAATGGCTCGGTAGAGGTGACATCTGCTGCCGGAATTGGTTCTACCTTTACTATTCGGCTACCGCTCACCTTAGCTATTTTAGATGGGCAATTGGTAAAAGTGGCCAAGCATACTTACATTATTCCACTGATCTCAATTGTAGAGTCATTACAAATTGATATTGCAAAAGTAAGCCGTGTTGGTAAAGACCTAGATGTACTCAGGTTACGTGATGAATACATTCCTATTCTGCGCTTATACGAGATTTTTAACCATCAAGGTGCGATTGAATCATTAGATAAGACCTTATTGGTTGTGGTGGAGAACGATAACCAAAAAGTCGGGGTGCTCGTTGACGATTTACTTTCACAGCAACAGGTGGTTATAAAAAGCTTGGAGGCTAATTACCACAAAGTGGACGGAGTCTCTGGGGCAACTATTTTAGGTGATGGTCGTGTCTCGTTAATTTTAGATATTAGCGGTTTGATTAAGCTTTCAGGATTAAAAAAACCTGGCAGCCAAGCATTGAGTATTGAGCCATCAGCGACTCTGGAGGATTCATGTTCTCTGAATCAATAG
- a CDS encoding MATE family efflux transporter, whose product MKQFLIHNKAHHKSLLLLAGPMILSNITVPLLGIVDTAVIGHLGSAHYLAGIALGSTVISILFWLAGFLRMSTTGLVAQAYGKNDLTQLAALLKRSLLLATSVALLLILLSPLIKHAIAYLSAANSDVLNEAYRYFSIRIYSAPAALCNLVLLGWMLGVHYGRGPFYLLLVTNITNIVLDIYFVVYLDWAVAGAAWASLIADYIALVFALLLVAQLAKKHGMSLAVANWFSVEKMAGLLSLNRDIFIRSLVLQLCFSFMTFYAARLGETTLAANAVLLNFLMLVSFALDGIAYASEAKVGQAKGQQSVEKIRLWVKISVFWGMLFGILYSVFFIVFGSSIIKLLTNVPEVIDEAIHYLPWVIALPILAMSCFLFDGIFVGLTRAKAMRNSMLLSAVVGFFGVFWLFQDWQNNGLWLAMSCFMLMRGVTLIVKYQQLKANNQLLK is encoded by the coding sequence ATGAAACAATTTCTTATACATAATAAAGCACACCATAAAAGCTTGTTGTTGTTAGCCGGTCCGATGATATTATCAAATATTACCGTCCCGTTGTTAGGAATTGTTGATACGGCAGTGATCGGTCATTTGGGGAGTGCGCATTATTTAGCGGGAATAGCCTTAGGCTCTACTGTGATCTCCATTTTATTTTGGCTTGCTGGTTTTTTGAGAATGAGTACCACTGGGCTGGTGGCTCAGGCTTATGGTAAAAATGATTTAACTCAGCTTGCAGCCTTACTTAAACGCAGTTTATTGTTAGCCACTTCGGTTGCCTTACTCCTTATTTTACTGTCACCCCTTATAAAACATGCTATTGCGTATTTATCAGCTGCCAATAGCGATGTGCTCAATGAAGCCTATCGGTATTTTAGTATTCGTATTTATAGCGCCCCTGCAGCGCTATGCAACTTAGTTTTACTAGGCTGGATGTTGGGCGTGCACTATGGGCGAGGGCCATTTTATTTACTGTTAGTCACTAACATTACTAATATTGTGCTCGATATTTATTTTGTAGTGTACCTTGATTGGGCGGTTGCTGGGGCTGCGTGGGCATCACTTATTGCTGACTATATCGCGCTTGTATTTGCCTTATTGCTAGTGGCTCAACTTGCTAAAAAGCATGGTATGAGTTTGGCTGTAGCAAATTGGTTTAGTGTGGAAAAAATGGCAGGACTACTGAGCTTAAACCGCGATATTTTTATTCGTTCTTTAGTGCTGCAGTTATGCTTTAGCTTTATGACCTTTTATGCTGCTCGCCTAGGTGAAACCACATTGGCCGCTAATGCAGTCCTACTCAATTTTTTAATGTTAGTTAGCTTTGCACTTGATGGAATTGCCTATGCAAGTGAGGCCAAAGTAGGTCAAGCTAAAGGTCAACAAAGTGTCGAGAAGATAAGGCTATGGGTAAAAATCAGTGTATTTTGGGGCATGTTATTTGGCATTTTATATAGTGTGTTTTTTATAGTATTTGGCAGCAGCATTATTAAGCTATTAACTAATGTACCAGAGGTTATTGACGAGGCCATTCACTACTTACCTTGGGTAATTGCATTGCCTATTTTAGCTATGAGCTGCTTTTTGTTTGATGGTATTTTTGTTGGCCTGACCCGCGCTAAAGCGATGCGAAATAGTATGTTGCTTTCAGCAGTTGTAGGCTTTTTTGGGGTGTTTTGGCTATTTCAGGATTGGCAAAATAATGGGTTATGGTTAGCTATGAGTTGTTTTATGCTTATGCGAGGCGTTACGCTTATCGTTAAATATCAACAATTAAAAGCTAACAATCAATTACTTAAATAA
- a CDS encoding CheR family methyltransferase — MKEFLLTDSDFKEVAHLVYNACGIVLGEHKREMVYSRLARRIRERKLTNFSSYLDYLKNHKDQEFDAFINAITTNLTSFFREIHHFEFIKEQFIPAMLKANKHNKRVRIWSAGCSTGEEPYSLAMTLQGAFPSDWDVKILATDLDSNVLAKAQSGIYTAANVNGLDDALLKRWFLTSKDGQSYKVKPKLQQCISFKRLNLLQDWPMKGPFDLILCRNVVIYFDKETKDQLFNRYADILNNQGYLFLGHSETMGKEHVLFKNLGKTMYQKVAHANTI, encoded by the coding sequence ATGAAAGAGTTTTTATTAACGGATAGCGATTTTAAGGAAGTGGCTCATTTAGTGTATAACGCCTGTGGTATTGTGCTTGGGGAGCATAAGCGCGAAATGGTTTACTCACGATTAGCAAGGCGAATTCGTGAGCGTAAATTAACAAACTTCTCTAGTTACCTTGATTACTTAAAAAATCATAAGGACCAGGAGTTTGATGCATTTATTAACGCCATTACTACCAATTTAACCTCTTTTTTTCGTGAAATCCATCACTTTGAGTTTATAAAAGAGCAGTTTATTCCTGCGATGCTAAAAGCAAATAAGCATAATAAACGCGTTCGTATTTGGTCTGCAGGTTGCTCTACCGGCGAAGAGCCCTACAGTTTAGCTATGACCTTACAAGGGGCTTTTCCAAGTGATTGGGATGTGAAAATTTTAGCAACTGATCTTGATTCTAATGTACTAGCTAAAGCCCAGAGCGGTATTTATACTGCGGCAAATGTGAATGGACTGGATGATGCATTGCTCAAGCGCTGGTTTTTAACCAGCAAAGACGGGCAAAGTTATAAGGTGAAACCTAAGCTACAGCAATGTATTTCATTTAAGCGTTTAAACTTACTCCAAGATTGGCCGATGAAAGGCCCATTTGATTTGATCTTGTGTAGGAATGTAGTGATTTACTTTGATAAAGAGACAAAGGATCAGCTTTTTAACCGTTATGCCGATATTTTAAATAACCAAGGTTATTTATTTTTAGGGCATTCAGAAACCATGGGAAAAGAGCATGTCTTATTTAAAAACTTAGGGAAAACCATGTATCAGAAAGTAGCTCATGCAAACACAATTTAA
- a CDS encoding STAS domain-containing protein has protein sequence MLKLPNELSIVQVDVLHQDLLSELNNSRDICLDISDVMSADTASVQLLCALQKHLLTINQKIAWVGSSDALKNAIEQLGLSEYLASESTN, from the coding sequence ATGCTTAAACTACCAAATGAGCTTTCAATTGTTCAGGTTGACGTTTTACATCAAGATTTATTAAGCGAGCTTAATAATAGCCGAGATATTTGTCTGGATATTAGCGATGTCATGTCTGCTGATACCGCCTCGGTTCAACTCCTTTGTGCCCTACAAAAACACCTTCTTACTATCAATCAAAAAATTGCCTGGGTTGGCAGCAGTGACGCATTAAAAAATGCCATTGAACAACTCGGTTTAAGTGAATATTTAGCTTCAGAAAGTACTAACTAG
- a CDS encoding response regulator, with protein sequence MKRILAVDDSASMRQMVSFTLKTAGFDVTEAKDGSEALAIAKQQGFDAVISDVNMPIMDGITLIRELRGLPDYKFTPLLMLTTESGMDKKVEGKAAGATGWIVKPFNPDQLLAVLKKVIR encoded by the coding sequence ATGAAAAGAATTTTAGCTGTCGATGATTCTGCATCAATGCGCCAAATGGTGAGCTTTACGTTAAAAACAGCAGGGTTTGATGTTACCGAAGCCAAAGATGGCAGCGAGGCATTAGCCATTGCCAAGCAACAAGGTTTTGATGCAGTTATTTCTGATGTAAACATGCCAATTATGGATGGGATCACACTTATTAGAGAGCTAAGAGGGCTACCAGATTACAAGTTTACACCGCTGCTTATGCTTACTACGGAGTCGGGGATGGATAAAAAAGTAGAAGGTAAAGCTGCTGGGGCAACAGGATGGATTGTAAAACCTTTTAACCCAGATCAGCTATTAGCCGTGCTAAAAAAAGTAATCCGTTAA
- the cheD gene encoding chemoreceptor glutamine deamidase CheD: MQTQFKPVLAGFEHIKRYWDATRERVVAKVLPGEFYVSKNDELITTVLGSCIAACVYDDKLGIGGINHFMLPIQKGERIDQAHSLSCRYGNWAMEYLINEVLKNGASRANLKVKLFGGGKIISAMTDIGIGNISFANAYIAEEALNLVAHDMGGPWPRKIFFNPHNGKVQVKKLRNLHNNTIEKREVRYLHNLEQQTKATDIELF; encoded by the coding sequence ATGCAAACACAATTTAAGCCGGTATTAGCGGGATTTGAGCATATTAAACGCTATTGGGATGCCACGCGAGAGCGTGTGGTCGCTAAGGTATTGCCAGGTGAATTTTATGTTTCTAAAAACGATGAGCTGATCACCACAGTGCTCGGGTCGTGCATTGCTGCTTGTGTTTACGACGATAAGCTAGGTATTGGCGGGATTAATCACTTTATGCTACCTATTCAAAAAGGTGAGCGAATTGACCAAGCGCATAGTTTAAGTTGTCGTTATGGTAACTGGGCTATGGAATATTTAATTAATGAAGTGCTTAAAAATGGCGCTTCCCGGGCAAACTTAAAAGTAAAACTGTTTGGGGGAGGCAAAATAATTAGCGCAATGACAGATATTGGTATTGGCAATATCAGTTTTGCCAATGCATATATAGCAGAAGAAGCGCTAAACTTAGTGGCGCATGATATGGGCGGACCCTGGCCGCGTAAAATATTTTTTAATCCTCATAATGGAAAAGTACAGGTTAAAAAGCTAAGAAACTTACACAATAACACTATTGAAAAACGTGAAGTGCGTTACTTGCATAATCTTGAACAGCAAACGAAAGCCACTGACATAGAACTGTTTTAA
- a CDS encoding methyl-accepting chemotaxis protein: MGWFSNSKQSESSNDLIMNALHKSLAIIEFEPNGRIITANVNFLRVMDYSLAEIQGQHHSLFISSSEAKSDEYRQFWQRLNAGEFISDEFKRFGKNGKEVWIQATYNPVLDSQGQVIKVVKFATEITMQKLKAAEAAGQVAAINKSQAVIEFDLDGTVINANDNFLATFGYQLNEIQGKHHRLFVAPEYANSPDYQTFWAKLGRGEYDRGEYLRFDKQGREIWISASYNPIYDMDGRILKIIKYATDITEQKELERTSKKTADLANALKVCQANVMMADNDLNIIFANEQVKQMLKARERDLQSVLPNFAVSDLIGTCVDDFHQHPAHQRELLKKLDAPHKATLKLAGLIFDLIASPWFNEEGERLGTIVEWQDITDEVFKADAERARAQENLRVRRALDTVATNTMIADASNVIVYMNDAVKNMMSNAQNDIRIDLPNFDSKNLLNQNIDIFHKNPAHQQNMLAKLTDTYSTEIKVGGRTFGLVANPIITPDDERIGTVVEWEDRTAEVAIEKEVAQLVSAASKGELNSRLVEQGKDGFFLRLAQGLNSLVKVVDDAVTDTGNMLDAMATGDLSKRIEKEYQGSFEKLKTDANATADKLTEVINRINSSATLVASGAEEISQGNADLSQRTEEQASSLEETASSMEEMTSTVRQNADNAKVANDLAEETCDKAIQGGEVVNKAVTSMSAINESSKKIADIIGVIDEIAFQTNLLALNAAVEAARAGEQGRGFAVVAGEVRNLAQRSAGAAKEIKELIRDSVGKVADGSALVNESGVTLQEIVVSVKRVTQMIADITQASEEQSAGIEQVNKAVSQMDEMTQQNAALVEEASAAGESMAEQANEMRRLLHFFSLGQQDMAVVSPTIRTPEITHKQQNSFVNNKSKGENFVDSAEEWEEF; this comes from the coding sequence ATGGGATGGTTTAGTAATTCAAAACAGTCTGAATCAAGCAATGATTTGATAATGAATGCATTGCATAAATCATTAGCAATAATTGAATTTGAGCCGAATGGAAGAATCATTACTGCCAATGTTAATTTCCTGCGTGTAATGGACTACTCTCTGGCTGAAATACAAGGTCAGCACCACTCTTTATTTATTAGCTCTAGCGAAGCGAAAAGTGATGAATATCGTCAGTTTTGGCAGCGATTGAACGCGGGTGAGTTTATTTCAGATGAATTTAAGCGGTTTGGAAAAAATGGTAAAGAAGTATGGATACAAGCCACCTATAATCCAGTTTTAGACTCTCAGGGGCAAGTGATTAAAGTGGTTAAATTTGCCACAGAGATCACAATGCAAAAATTAAAGGCAGCCGAAGCAGCTGGACAAGTTGCGGCTATAAATAAATCGCAAGCAGTAATCGAGTTTGACTTAGATGGCACAGTGATTAATGCCAACGATAACTTTTTAGCCACGTTTGGCTACCAACTTAATGAAATACAAGGTAAGCATCATCGCTTATTTGTTGCACCTGAATATGCAAATAGTCCGGATTATCAAACTTTTTGGGCCAAACTTGGGCGGGGTGAATACGACCGAGGAGAGTATTTACGCTTCGATAAACAAGGCAGAGAAATTTGGATTAGTGCTTCTTATAACCCTATTTATGATATGGATGGCCGAATATTAAAAATTATTAAATATGCCACAGATATAACTGAGCAGAAAGAGCTAGAACGAACTTCTAAAAAAACTGCCGACTTAGCCAACGCCCTAAAAGTATGCCAAGCCAATGTGATGATGGCTGATAATGACTTAAACATTATTTTTGCCAACGAACAAGTTAAGCAAATGCTAAAAGCACGCGAAAGAGATTTGCAATCGGTATTACCTAACTTTGCTGTAAGTGACTTAATCGGCACATGTGTTGATGATTTTCATCAACATCCGGCGCATCAGCGCGAACTATTAAAAAAATTAGATGCGCCCCATAAAGCGACACTTAAATTAGCTGGTCTTATTTTTGATTTAATTGCTTCGCCATGGTTTAACGAAGAAGGAGAACGCTTGGGAACAATTGTTGAGTGGCAAGATATTACTGATGAAGTATTTAAGGCCGATGCAGAGCGTGCCAGAGCACAGGAGAACTTACGTGTTCGCCGAGCGTTAGACACTGTAGCAACAAACACTATGATTGCAGATGCATCGAATGTGATTGTTTATATGAATGACGCGGTGAAAAATATGATGAGCAATGCTCAAAATGATATACGCATTGATTTACCTAACTTTGATAGCAAAAATCTACTGAATCAAAATATTGATATATTTCATAAAAATCCAGCCCATCAGCAAAATATGTTGGCTAAGTTAACGGATACCTACAGCACTGAAATTAAAGTGGGTGGCAGAACCTTTGGCTTAGTTGCTAACCCAATTATTACGCCAGACGATGAGCGAATTGGAACTGTAGTTGAATGGGAAGACAGAACAGCAGAAGTAGCTATAGAAAAAGAGGTTGCTCAGCTGGTCAGTGCCGCAAGTAAAGGGGAGCTAAATAGCCGTTTGGTTGAGCAAGGAAAAGATGGCTTTTTCCTACGTTTAGCTCAGGGTCTTAATAGTTTAGTTAAAGTGGTTGACGATGCGGTAACTGATACTGGCAATATGCTCGATGCCATGGCTACTGGTGATTTATCTAAACGGATTGAAAAGGAATACCAAGGCTCGTTTGAAAAACTGAAAACAGATGCAAATGCAACAGCAGATAAACTAACCGAGGTTATTAATCGAATTAACTCATCAGCCACTTTGGTGGCTAGTGGAGCTGAAGAAATTTCACAAGGTAATGCTGATTTAAGCCAGCGTACAGAAGAGCAGGCATCATCATTAGAAGAAACAGCTTCTAGTATGGAAGAGATGACCAGTACGGTACGTCAAAATGCTGATAATGCCAAGGTAGCTAATGACTTAGCTGAAGAAACCTGTGATAAAGCAATTCAAGGTGGTGAGGTTGTTAATAAGGCCGTAACCAGTATGTCGGCTATTAACGAATCGAGTAAAAAAATTGCTGACATTATTGGTGTTATAGACGAAATAGCATTCCAAACAAACCTATTAGCGCTCAATGCTGCTGTAGAAGCTGCAAGAGCAGGTGAGCAAGGTCGAGGTTTTGCGGTTGTTGCAGGTGAAGTGCGTAACTTAGCTCAGCGCTCAGCTGGTGCAGCTAAAGAAATTAAAGAGTTAATTAGAGATAGTGTTGGTAAAGTTGCTGATGGTAGCGCTCTTGTAAATGAATCAGGTGTGACGTTACAAGAGATTGTGGTATCGGTGAAACGTGTGACACAAATGATAGCTGATATAACTCAGGCCTCTGAAGAGCAAAGCGCAGGAATTGAGCAAGTAAATAAAGCTGTATCGCAAATGGATGAAATGACCCAGCAAAATGCGGCATTAGTTGAAGAGGCATCGGCTGCAGGTGAGTCTATGGCAGAGCAGGCTAATGAAATGCGCCGTTTACTGCACTTCTTTTCTCTAGGGCAGCAAGATATGGCGGTGGTATCGCCCACTATTCGCACCCCTGAAATAACGCATAAGCAACAAAATAGCTTCGTTAATAATAAGAGCAAAGGTGAAAACTTTGTAGACTCAGCTGAAGAGTGGGAGGAGTTTTAA
- a CDS encoding polysaccharide deacetylase family protein, which yields MYKKLFHLVLLFLICGSLRAQAAVILQYHHVSETLPAVTSVSANTFTKHLNYLKEHNFNVIPLNELISALQQGKALENKTIAITFDDGYNNNYDQAAPILEKFGYPYTIFVNPKLIDEQAGYVMGWDKLRELAKKGALIANHSAEHNYLHKKRENETPSQWRERTKKDILSSQQRIKEEIGHDYKYLAYPYGEFNNQLQALVTELGFIGIGQHSGAVNQHSNFSRLPRFPASGFYSKLETLITKINSTAFTINKLTYEDSVTSQNPPSLTIKLETNDFHKSQFACYVSSVGQANLNWLDDNTVEVTSPKQLNKGRSRFNCTAPSIKQTGSYYWFSQPWVIN from the coding sequence ATGTATAAGAAATTGTTTCATTTAGTATTATTATTCCTGATTTGTGGTTCTTTACGCGCGCAAGCAGCTGTTATTCTACAGTATCATCACGTCAGTGAAACCCTTCCCGCTGTCACCAGCGTGAGTGCCAACACTTTTACAAAACACTTAAATTATTTAAAAGAGCATAACTTTAACGTTATTCCATTAAATGAACTGATTAGTGCATTACAACAAGGTAAGGCTTTAGAGAACAAAACAATCGCGATTACCTTTGATGATGGTTACAACAATAATTACGATCAAGCAGCTCCTATTCTTGAGAAGTTTGGTTACCCGTACACTATTTTCGTAAACCCAAAACTCATTGATGAACAAGCGGGTTATGTTATGGGGTGGGATAAGCTCAGGGAGCTTGCCAAAAAAGGAGCACTCATTGCTAATCATAGTGCTGAACATAACTACCTACATAAAAAGCGCGAGAATGAAACGCCTAGCCAATGGCGCGAACGCACTAAAAAAGACATTCTTAGTTCACAACAGCGTATTAAAGAGGAAATAGGTCACGATTATAAATATCTTGCCTACCCATACGGAGAGTTTAACAACCAACTGCAAGCACTCGTTACAGAACTAGGCTTTATTGGTATTGGCCAGCACTCAGGAGCCGTTAATCAACACTCTAACTTTAGTCGCTTACCGCGCTTCCCAGCTTCAGGTTTTTATAGCAAGCTAGAGACGTTAATTACCAAGATAAATTCAACTGCCTTTACCATTAATAAGCTAACCTATGAAGATAGTGTCACTTCACAAAATCCACCGTCACTCACAATAAAACTTGAGACAAATGACTTTCATAAGAGTCAATTTGCCTGTTATGTGTCAAGCGTTGGTCAAGCTAATTTAAATTGGTTAGACGATAATACAGTTGAGGTAACATCGCCAAAACAGCTTAATAAAGGCCGGTCTCGCTTTAACTGCACGGCTCCATCAATAAAACAAACCGGCAGTTATTATTGGTTTTCACAGCCTTGGGTGATCAACTAA